A single genomic interval of Paenibacillus macerans harbors:
- a CDS encoding helix-turn-helix domain-containing protein, giving the protein MRGNWYRRMLLSYFPIFLITVAVLFFIFVIVISDISYKQTVKADRITTDYMVGRLTSSLKGIEMDVLGEIEKNKRYEDFLNVGLTERDSQIVLDVAGSMRELAASDSLIDSIYIYRDEDRKVLTRSGLVDWDTFADRPFLEQALANLDTRSWSPARSYREFSSDQNKRVISIYKREPLPFGNDGLVVINIDMYAVGQMIRSMNSNEVSFLDVRDVSGELLFTTRSAGPSEEGDKSSKVVNRIESEMLGWRFESGIAAGQLFTWVSFISYIWVVIGILTVAFALLYIILITRKNYKPIRAMMSRIASLRQRENEFGLNMDELSMIDQTLENLIRQAADFEKQQRENLLVRRRQLFYDMMRGEKLDMLDDRLKRLGVLPEGEDLQLAFVVVEIRNFEEFRSTFSERDQHTLKFALTNVLQELAQIDGMYGWAEWIAEEKMGMIVGVGERCSSALEQIRAFADKGREWVEQHLRFSLLFCVGDVERNWKQIGRSYQAAVDVLQHKLSLGKEAVMMSDDLPEAGDRKWYEYVLISSELVREFRRLNSEWRICLDKLFAQVAKDCLKDEDIGMVLQIMMDMLGYELSSISDDLYRRFKGPEAAVQLKAAEMTGSLEELKAHYSEHLTEMYRMYVAHSETKNHRALVGELKSYIEENFENPDLSLKHLSDRFHISAKYASYLFKEEFNLKFVDFIVKLRMERAQELLAETNETIQNISIRVGYANSITFGRVFKRIVGVTPGDYRKLRLRPEKPRHSWDS; this is encoded by the coding sequence ATGAGAGGAAACTGGTACCGACGTATGCTGTTATCGTATTTTCCTATCTTTTTAATAACGGTGGCCGTTTTGTTTTTCATCTTCGTCATTGTGATCAGCGACATTTCGTATAAGCAGACGGTCAAGGCCGACCGGATCACGACGGATTACATGGTGGGCCGGCTTACCAGCTCGCTTAAAGGCATTGAGATGGATGTCCTCGGGGAAATCGAAAAAAACAAACGGTACGAGGATTTCCTGAATGTCGGGCTGACGGAGCGGGATAGCCAGATCGTCCTTGATGTGGCGGGCAGCATGCGCGAGCTTGCCGCTAGCGACAGCTTGATCGATTCAATCTATATCTACCGTGATGAGGATCGAAAAGTGCTGACGCGCAGCGGGCTTGTGGATTGGGACACCTTTGCCGACCGCCCTTTCCTCGAACAGGCGCTGGCGAACCTTGATACCCGCAGCTGGTCGCCGGCCAGAAGTTACCGGGAGTTCAGTTCGGATCAGAATAAACGGGTTATTTCCATCTATAAAAGAGAGCCCCTGCCTTTTGGAAACGACGGTCTTGTCGTGATCAATATCGATATGTACGCGGTCGGGCAAATGATCCGCTCGATGAACAGCAATGAGGTCTCGTTCCTGGATGTTCGCGATGTGTCCGGCGAGCTGCTGTTCACCACGCGTTCCGCTGGTCCGTCCGAGGAAGGCGATAAGAGCAGCAAGGTCGTCAACCGGATCGAGTCGGAGATGCTCGGCTGGCGGTTCGAAAGCGGAATCGCCGCCGGACAGCTGTTTACGTGGGTATCCTTTATTTCTTATATTTGGGTCGTTATTGGCATTTTAACGGTTGCTTTCGCCCTGCTGTATATCATTTTGATTACGCGAAAAAATTATAAGCCGATCCGGGCGATGATGAGCCGGATTGCATCGCTGCGGCAGCGCGAGAATGAGTTTGGGCTGAACATGGACGAGTTGTCCATGATCGATCAAACGCTGGAAAATCTGATTCGGCAGGCGGCCGACTTCGAGAAGCAGCAGCGCGAAAACCTGCTGGTGAGGCGGCGCCAGTTGTTTTATGACATGATGCGGGGAGAAAAGCTTGACATGCTGGATGACCGTTTGAAGAGGCTGGGAGTGCTTCCCGAAGGGGAAGATCTGCAGTTGGCTTTCGTGGTGGTAGAGATCCGCAACTTTGAGGAGTTCCGCAGCACGTTCTCCGAACGGGATCAGCATACCCTGAAATTTGCGCTGACGAACGTCTTGCAGGAGCTGGCGCAAATCGACGGCATGTATGGCTGGGCGGAATGGATTGCCGAGGAAAAAATGGGCATGATCGTCGGCGTGGGCGAACGCTGCTCTTCCGCGCTGGAGCAAATTAGAGCGTTCGCGGACAAGGGAAGGGAATGGGTAGAGCAGCATCTGCGCTTTTCCTTGCTATTTTGCGTCGGAGATGTGGAGCGGAATTGGAAACAGATCGGGCGATCCTATCAAGCGGCGGTCGATGTCCTGCAGCATAAATTGTCGCTGGGCAAGGAAGCGGTCATGATGAGCGATGATTTGCCGGAAGCCGGCGACCGCAAATGGTACGAATATGTGTTGATCAGTTCCGAGCTTGTAAGGGAATTCAGACGTTTGAACAGCGAATGGCGTATCTGTCTGGACAAGTTGTTCGCGCAGGTGGCGAAGGATTGCTTGAAGGATGAGGATATCGGAATGGTGCTGCAAATTATGATGGATATGCTGGGATATGAGCTGTCCTCCATTTCCGACGATCTGTATCGCCGCTTCAAGGGCCCGGAAGCCGCCGTCCAGTTGAAAGCCGCTGAAATGACGGGGTCTCTCGAGGAATTAAAAGCTCACTATTCCGAACATTTGACCGAAATGTACCGCATGTATGTTGCGCACAGTGAAACCAAAAATCATCGCGCGCTGGTGGGCGAACTAAAGTCTTATATTGAGGAGAACTTTGAAAATCCCGATTTGTCTTTGAAACATTTGAGCGACCGTTTTCACATTTCGGCGAAGTACGCCAGCTATTTGTTTAAGGAAGAATTCAACCTGAAATTCGTTGATTTTATCGTCAAACTGCGGATGGAGCGGGCACAGGAACTGCTGGCCGAAACCAATGAGACGATTCAGAATATTTCCATTCGTGTGGGTTATGCCAACTCGATTACGTTCGGGCGCGTTTTTAAACGAATCGTCGGCGTAACGCCGGGGGATTACAGAAAATTGCGGCTGAGACCCGAAAAGCCCCGCCATTCCTGGGATTCATGA
- a CDS encoding ABC transporter permease, whose product MSWKVYFRRYWQLYALLALPLAYFIIFRYGPMYGIQIAFKDFNFFQGIGGSEWTGFEAFREVFGMRDFYITLRNTLMLNFLDLLVSFPAPLILAILLYEMKTAWFKKLSQTILYIPHFISWVIIGGIAAQVFGTQSGMINNIITSLGYEAVPFLTEKNTWLITYLVIGVWQSAGWGTIIYLAALTGINKELFEAASIDGAGRLKRIWHITLPGLKATIVMLLIINLGHMITIGFDRPYVIGNLAVREYSDVLSTFVYRIGLQSGQYTLATVVGLFQAVVGLVMVLSANAISKKLTDEGIM is encoded by the coding sequence GTGAGTTGGAAAGTCTATTTCCGCAGATATTGGCAGCTGTACGCGCTGCTTGCGCTGCCGCTCGCTTATTTTATCATTTTTAGATACGGGCCGATGTACGGGATTCAAATCGCGTTTAAAGACTTCAACTTCTTCCAGGGTATTGGAGGAAGCGAATGGACCGGCTTCGAGGCGTTCCGGGAAGTGTTCGGCATGCGGGATTTTTATATTACGCTCCGCAATACGCTGATGCTCAATTTTTTGGATTTGCTGGTCTCTTTTCCGGCGCCGCTCATTTTGGCTATTTTACTTTATGAAATGAAGACCGCCTGGTTCAAAAAGCTTTCGCAAACGATCCTTTATATCCCGCATTTCATATCCTGGGTGATCATCGGCGGCATCGCCGCCCAAGTGTTTGGCACGCAATCCGGCATGATCAACAATATCATCACCTCTTTGGGTTATGAAGCGGTTCCTTTTCTCACGGAAAAAAACACTTGGCTGATTACCTATTTGGTGATCGGTGTGTGGCAAAGTGCGGGCTGGGGGACGATTATCTATTTGGCGGCTTTGACCGGCATTAACAAAGAGCTGTTCGAAGCGGCAAGCATCGATGGGGCCGGCAGACTGAAACGGATTTGGCATATTACGCTCCCCGGCTTGAAAGCGACGATCGTCATGCTGCTGATCATCAATCTCGGCCATATGATTACCATCGGCTTTGACCGCCCGTATGTGATCGGCAATCTTGCCGTGCGCGAGTATTCCGACGTACTCAGCACGTTCGTCTATCGAATCGGGCTCCAATCCGGCCAATACACGCTGGCAACGGTTGTCGGCTTGTTTCAGGCCGTCGTAGGGCTGGTTATGGTTCTTTCCGCAAACGCTATCTCCAAGAAGCTTACCGACGAGGGGATTATGTAG
- a CDS encoding extracellular solute-binding protein, translating to MTGNKKSKGMAIAAVILTASLLFTACSSSSNSKSNEPGGTQAGESGKRVTLKIEVFDRGNSPAGSTITDNYLTNYVQENFGDPNNIDVEFVPVPRSEEVEKLNVLMASGSDVPDIVFTYDTNTFNRYASQGGLTDLGPLLQQHAPNLKAFLGEDILQYGLYEGTQYAVPAKRSQVGKYASFIRQDWLDKLGLAVPQTTEELYEALKAFKEKDPGGTGGQVIPLAMTVANAQYEPLIWSFIEPLTEEQSYTLTQTLGSNDYPALLPGFKDALRFMNKLYNEGLMSKDFALDTDKKKLGEDVSSGKVGFFSEDDVNPFYENGTYATLQKNVPGAILAAVDVYSNSEGKHPKPMYNPNGMYIMVPKSSKRAVEAIKYLEWMAADDHLFHMQNGIEGENYMMVDGVPVAMEKQTEEALNRLYNSGDMAIIANGKQLGSEEMNLKARALQFPPEYQDIVAKAQQIANTDVIEPVVMKRPIAAQTKYGTTLQEKFNEMLVKTTMVKPDQFDSVYETMMKDYMASGGQAVLDERTAVYKEMQSK from the coding sequence ATGACCGGAAACAAAAAAAGCAAAGGAATGGCTATAGCCGCTGTTATTCTGACTGCCTCCTTGTTGTTCACCGCATGTTCGTCATCGTCAAATTCAAAGTCCAATGAGCCGGGCGGAACGCAAGCGGGAGAATCGGGGAAACGGGTTACGCTTAAGATCGAAGTTTTCGATCGCGGAAATTCTCCGGCCGGATCCACGATTACGGACAACTATTTAACGAACTACGTTCAAGAAAACTTCGGGGATCCCAACAACATCGATGTGGAATTTGTACCGGTTCCCCGGTCCGAAGAGGTGGAGAAGCTGAACGTATTGATGGCCAGCGGCAGCGACGTGCCGGACATCGTGTTCACTTATGACACGAATACTTTTAACCGCTATGCTTCGCAAGGAGGTTTAACCGATCTGGGTCCGCTCCTGCAGCAGCATGCTCCGAATTTAAAGGCTTTCCTGGGTGAAGACATTCTGCAATACGGCCTGTATGAAGGCACGCAATACGCGGTCCCCGCTAAACGTTCACAAGTAGGTAAATATGCCTCCTTTATCCGTCAGGATTGGCTGGATAAGCTGGGTCTTGCCGTACCGCAAACCACGGAGGAGCTGTATGAAGCGCTGAAAGCCTTCAAAGAGAAAGATCCGGGCGGGACGGGAGGCCAGGTGATTCCTCTGGCGATGACGGTGGCCAACGCCCAGTACGAACCGCTCATCTGGTCATTCATCGAGCCGCTGACGGAGGAACAAAGTTATACGCTGACGCAAACGCTCGGCTCCAATGATTATCCGGCGCTTTTGCCGGGCTTTAAGGATGCGCTGCGGTTTATGAACAAGCTGTACAACGAAGGTTTGATGAGCAAGGACTTCGCTCTGGATACGGACAAGAAAAAATTGGGCGAAGACGTATCGTCGGGCAAAGTCGGCTTCTTCAGCGAGGACGATGTCAACCCTTTTTATGAGAACGGGACTTACGCAACGCTGCAAAAGAACGTTCCGGGCGCCATTCTCGCGGCGGTGGACGTATATTCGAACTCCGAAGGCAAACATCCCAAGCCGATGTACAATCCGAACGGGATGTATATCATGGTTCCTAAATCGAGCAAACGCGCCGTGGAAGCCATCAAGTATTTGGAATGGATGGCCGCGGACGACCACCTGTTCCATATGCAAAACGGCATCGAAGGCGAAAATTACATGATGGTAGACGGCGTTCCGGTCGCGATGGAGAAGCAAACGGAGGAAGCCTTAAACCGTCTGTACAATAGCGGCGACATGGCCATTATTGCGAACGGCAAACAGTTGGGAAGCGAGGAAATGAACCTGAAAGCCAGAGCGTTGCAATTCCCGCCGGAATATCAGGATATTGTCGCCAAAGCCCAGCAAATTGCCAATACCGATGTGATCGAGCCGGTTGTGATGAAGAGACCGATTGCGGCGCAAACGAAATACGGTACGACTTTGCAGGAAAAATTCAACGAAATGCTCGTGAAGACGACGATGGTGAAGCCGGATCAATTCGACAGCGTGTATGAAACGATGATGAAAGATTATATGGCCAGCGGAGGCCAGGCGGTTCTCGACGAACGCACGGCTGTCTATAAAGAGATGCAGTCCAAGTAA
- a CDS encoding carbohydrate ABC transporter permease, which produces MKEQTANRVFDIVNFIVLAAATLLCLAPFIHILAVSLSSAGPILSGKVSLIPVEITFESYKQVFTDSSMIRSLGFTVLLTALFTVFCMVMTIAAGYPLSKRKLKGRKLFMTIVLVTMFFSGGIIPEYILVRSLNLLDTIWALVLPGLINPFYLIILITFFNNIPESLEESAEIDGSSHFRTLLGIILPLSLPVIATLSLFYAVGRWNGFQDTLMYINSPELYPLQLKLYQLIQNNMISDLLAAEGAGAVSRLVPEGLKSASVMFATVPILLVYPWLQRYFVSGVMLGAVKG; this is translated from the coding sequence GTGAAAGAGCAAACAGCCAACCGCGTGTTCGATATTGTCAATTTTATCGTTTTAGCCGCCGCCACACTGCTTTGTCTAGCTCCGTTCATCCATATTTTAGCGGTTTCCCTGAGCTCTGCGGGGCCCATCTTATCGGGGAAGGTCAGTCTGATCCCGGTTGAAATCACTTTTGAATCCTATAAGCAGGTATTTACCGACTCGTCTATGATCCGTTCCTTAGGATTTACGGTGCTGCTGACGGCATTGTTCACGGTATTTTGCATGGTCATGACGATCGCCGCCGGGTATCCTTTGTCCAAAAGAAAGCTGAAAGGCCGCAAGCTATTCATGACGATCGTGCTCGTTACGATGTTCTTCAGCGGCGGCATCATTCCGGAATATATTTTGGTCCGCAGCCTGAACCTGCTGGACACGATCTGGGCGCTTGTGCTTCCGGGACTTATCAATCCTTTTTATTTAATTATTTTGATTACCTTTTTTAACAATATTCCGGAGAGCCTGGAGGAGTCCGCGGAAATTGACGGGAGCAGCCATTTTCGGACTTTGCTCGGCATTATCCTGCCGCTCTCGCTCCCGGTTATCGCCACGCTAAGCTTGTTTTATGCGGTAGGCCGGTGGAACGGATTTCAGGATACGCTCATGTACATTAACAGTCCGGAGCTTTATCCGCTGCAACTTAAATTGTACCAGCTCATCCAGAACAATATGATATCCGATCTTCTGGCGGCGGAAGGCGCAGGCGCCGTCTCCAGGCTCGTACCGGAAGGATTGAAGTCGGCGAGCGTCATGTTTGCGACGGTGCCGATCCTGCTCGTTTACCCGTGGCTGCAGCGTTACTTCGTAAGCGGCGTGATGCTTGGCGCAGTGAAAGGTTGA